A genomic region of Helicoverpa zea isolate HzStark_Cry1AcR chromosome 8, ilHelZeax1.1, whole genome shotgun sequence contains the following coding sequences:
- the LOC124632461 gene encoding carboxypeptidase Q-like, with product MEIPLKIIILFTSVISVINTSVVINRFDDDDCELDAELVQEIASYENVTKRIMEEIRSNFGEVMYKEYTRFIDTFGARPSGTEVLERSIDHMINLTKQHGLNDVTTEELQVPHWVRVHESASMLQPHVKNIAILGFGSSVSTPPEGITAEAIVINSFDELDKTDKKSIEGKIVVFDAHYVTYGDTVVYRSQGASKAAKKGAIATLVRSITPFSIYSPHTGAQYYEKNVPKIPTAAITLEDADLMRRLQNAGEKIVLHIKMLSTSDTKTSRNTLVDLKGSVHPEKLVIVSGHIDSWDVGQGAMDDGGGMIISWFTPVILNTLKLKPKRTVRAILWTAEEPGLVGAQAYLKKHMNDLDNINFIMESDEGTFKPLGLDVAGSKKARCIVKEVLKQFAPINKLTNSGYPGSDIVIFVHQGIPGASLLNENERYFWYHHSEGDTMNVQTMKDVVDCAAFWAAFSYVIADLSVDIPRQ from the exons AAGTGTTATAAATACAAGTGTTGTTATAAATCggtttgatgatgatgattgtgaATTAGATGCTGAGCTAGTTCAAGAAATAGCATCGTATGAAAATGTTACGAAACGTATCATGGAGGAAATTAGATCGAATTTTGGAGAGGTTATGTATAAAGA ATACACTCGTTTTATTGATACTTTTGGAGCTCGACCATCAGGCACAGAAGTTTTAGAAAGGTCTATAGATCATATGATAAATTTAACTAAACAGCATGGTCTGAATGATGTTACTACTGAGGAGTTGCAG GTACCACATTGGGTAAGGGTGCACGAATCTGCTTCAATGCTACAACCTCACGTCAAAAATATCGCTATACTAGGATTTGGTTCTAGTGTCAGTACTCCACCAGAAGGCATCACTGCCGAAGCTATAGTTATTAACAGTTTTGATGAACTTgacaaaactgataaaaaatcaattgAAGGAAAAATCGTTGTATTTGATGCACATTACGTGACTTATGGCGATACTGTAGTTTATAGGAGTCAAGGTGCTTCAAAAGCGGCTAAGAAAGGAGCTATAGCAACTCTTGTTAGGAGCATTACACCTTTTTCCATTTACTCACCACACACTGGAGCCCAGTATTATGAAAAGAATGTACCAAAAATACCCACAGCTGCTATTACATTGGAAGATGCAGATTTGATGAGAAGACTTCAAAACGCTGGAGAGAAAATCGTACTTCATATAAAAATGCTGAGTACATCCGATACTAAGACATCTAGGAATACTTTGGTCGACCTTAAAGGTAGTGTGCATCCTGAGAAATTAGTAATCGTATCTGGTCATATTGACAGTTGGGATGTAGGACAGGGAGCAATGGATGACGGCGGAGGCATGATAATAAGCTGGTTCACTCCAGTAATACTAAACACGTTAAAACTAAAACCTAAAAGGACCGTTCGAGCAATTTTATGGACTGCTGAAGAACCAGGCCTAGTTGGGGCTCAAGCTTATCTGAAGAAACATATGAATGAccttgacaatattaacttcaTAATGGAATCTGATGAAGGAACATTCAAGCCCTTAGGTTTAGATGTAGCGGGATCGAAAAAAGCCCGTTGTATAGTGAAGGAAGTTCTCAAACAATTTgcaccaataaataaattgacaaaTAGTGGATATCCAGGTTCTGATATTGTAATATTTGTGCATCAGGGAATACCTGGGGCGTCGCTACTGAATGAAAATGAAAGGTACTTTTGGTACCATCATAGTGAAGGTGATACAATGAATGTTCAGACTATGAAGGATGTTGTAGACTGCGCCGCGTTTTGGGCAGCATTTTCTTATGTTATTGCTGATCTATCAGTTGATATACCTcgacaataa